GCTGGTCTGTCCGACGAAAGGAGCCGTCCCCTTCGATGCCGCGGCTGGTGGAAGCCGGGCATGTGAGCAGGAAGCCATCGACAGGCCAGCCTGGGTGCTGGGGGAGGAATGGCTCCAGGAATCCCCGGTGTCCCGCCCCTGGCTCACCATGGCGCTGGACGCAAGTTGGGTCACCGCCCATATCCAGGTACGTCGGCACCTCCGTGTGCTGGAAGCGACGCGTCCCGCTGTCGTGATCTCGTTTGGACCGGAAACGATGAGCCTTGCGCTTCAAGCCAGCGCGGAGCGGCTCGGGATCCCGTCGGTCTTCATCAACCATACGTTTCGCGAACCGGCTCGGTCCTGCTGGTTCTTGCAGGCGACCGCGTCGACCATGTTCGGACGCGCCTGCGCGCAGGCGAATGCGGTAGACCTCGAGGGCAACCACAGAACGGGCATGGTGGCGACGGGCCACCCCCCGTACGATGCCATGCTCAAACGCTCCGTTGCCTCTTCCGGGAGAAGAGAATCTCTCGCCGCATTTTCGCTGCCGCCGGACAGGCCCTATCTCGTGCTCACGTTAGCGCTGTGGGGGCTTGAGCTCGTGTCCTATGCCATGCAGGAACGGGCACTCAAAATGCTGGCGGAGGCATTGCCGCACAATGCTTTCTTGGTTTGCAAGCTGCATCCGTCCTGGGAGGACCGGGAGACCTGCGAAGCGGTGCTCGGAGCTGGCCTTCCGAGGAGCGCGTTTCGGGTCGTGGGGGAGGGGGAATACCGGACGCCGGACCTCCTGGCCGCATGTGACGTGGCTGTGATGCATGAGCAGAGCATGTCGCTAACCGACGCGATCGTACTGGGTCGTCCGGCCATCGCCATTGCCCACCCCGAGCTGCCCTGCGGCAGTTTTACGATGAGACATCCGGCCTGGAGCTTCAAGGGGGCCTGGCGGGTGGTCAACGACAGCGTCGAGTTGCGCCAGGCCCTTGTTGCCCTGACCACGGACGAACGGGAGAAGCAATCGCTCCTGGAGCAACGACAGGCCTATCTTAACGAATTCCTGGTGGCGGCCGATGCGTGTGCCAGCCGGCGGGTGGCCGATCTTGTCGAGCACGTGGGCGCCGGTGGCGCCCCCGAGACTTTCGTTCCTTTGGTGGGGCAAAGCCTGTTGAAAAAGTCTGCGCGCTGTGAAGATATCTGACGAGAGGGGACGGCTTCTGTGGCTCTTCCGTCCATATCGGGGGCGCTTGTTGAGTCTTGGGACCGTGATCGTGGCGGCGGCCGGCGCGGAGGCCCTCGGGTTGATCCTGCTGGCAGCGTTGCTGCATCAGTTGGGTGCGCGGGGCACCTCCAAGCAGACCTCTGTGTTGGCCCCGGTCTATGACTATGCGCGGGACAATCCCGGGGCGTTTTTACTCCTGCTGGGAGTCACCTACATCGGCAGGAGCCTTCTTGCGCTTTGGATCACGTACGGGTCCTGCTCACTGGCGCTCCATGTCACCGATGACTGGCGCACACGGCTGATCCACGCGCTGTTCCACATGCCTGTCAGGCGTCTGGATCAACGCCAGGGCGCAATGCTCCAGCTCATCCTCGATGAGCCGACGAATGTCGGCTTTGGCCTCAGCGCGGTGGGACTGCTTGCCCAGAACGTGCTATCGGCGGTCACGATCTATGTCGTGCTCATGTCCCTGTCCCCGTTGATCACCGTGGGGCTCACCGTCATGGCGGGCGCTTCCATCGCGACCGTATGGATGATTTCCCGGTATTCACGGCGTATTGCGGTGCAACGTTCTCAGGTGTTCAGCGAGGGATACGCCTACGTGGCGGAAATGCTCAGCGCGATCAAGCAGCTCCGCTTGTTCGACCTTGAAGCCCAAGCGAAGGACCGGGCGAAACTCCACATTGACGAGATGCGTGGCATTCAGTTGCGGGCGAGCGTGCTCGCATCCTCGCCCCGGCTGCTCGTCGAAATCGTGTTCCTCTGCGGTCTGGCGGGGCTGCTGGCCGTACTCTGGCCGAGGCTTGGCGAAGCCTCGGTGCTGTCTGCGGTCGGCCTGGCGGTGGTCGCGGCGCTGCGGCTGCTTCCCAGCTTTTCCACGTCCGCCGGCACCTGGGTCGTGATTCAGCAGGCCTGGCCGGCCATCATGCGGATCTCGCAGGAACTGGCGTCGGCCGAGAACACGACCGGCGGCGAGGCGTGCATGCCGGCCAGACGGCCGGTCACGTTTCAAGAGCGGATTCAATGCCAGGGCGTGCACTTCTCCTACCCCGGTCGGGACCAGGCGCTGGCGGGACTGGACATCGAAATCCCATGGGGGTCGTTCGTCGCGGTGGTCGGTCCTTCGGGCGCTGGCAAGTCCACGCTCGTCGACCTGCTCTGCGGGTTCTACGAACCGGACAAGGGGGAGGTACTGGTGGACGGGGTGGATCTCCGCCGCGGCGCACTGTCCCATTGGCGACGCCAGCTGGGAGTCGTGTCGCAGGACGCCTTTCTTTTCAGCGGGACGATCCGTGAAAACCTGTGTCTTCTTCGCCCGGATTGCCCGGAGCTTTTGTTACAGGAGGTTGTTGCGCTGGTGGGGGCCGACGGGTTCATTCGGGAGCTGCCACAAGGGTACGAGACGCGGATCGGGGAGCGGGGGCTGTCGCTCTCCGGGGGCCAGAGGCAACGGTTGGCCCTTGCCCGCGTCCTCGTTCGGGAGCCCCGCCTTCTGATTTTGGATGAGGCGACCAGCGCGCTTGACGTGGAATCAGAGGAGGCGCTCCAGCAAGGACTGGAGCGGTTGCGCCAACGCCTGACGATGCTGGTGATTGCCCATCGCCTGTCGACTGTTCGACGGGCCGATCAAATTTATGTGGTTGGTGGCGGGAGGGTTGTGGAATCAGGACGACATGGCGATCTGCTGCGGAGCGGCGGACTTTACGCCGGGATGTGGCGGACCGCTGAGGCCGGTCTTGCGAAGTGACGGACGACGAAGGCAGTGCTGGCGCCGGGTGAGTGCTTCGCATTGAGGGGAGTCATGGTATGAAGGTTCTCATACTCGCAGGAGGGCTTGGAACCCGCCTCCAGGAAGAGACGGCGGTCAAGCCCAAGCCAATGGTGGAGATCGGCGGGAAGCCGATTCTCTGGCACATCATGCGCAGTTACGCCACCTATGGGTTCAAGGAATTCGTGGTCGCGCTTGGGTACAAGGGAAATGTGATCAGCCGCTATTTCTTGGATTATTACCATCAGAACTGCAATCTGACGGTTTCACTCGGAACCGGAGCCGTGACGGTCCATGATGGCCACCGTGAGGATTTGCTGGTCCATCTCATCGACACCGGCGTGGCGACGGAGACTGGGGGGCGGATCAAGCGACTTGCTCCATGGGTCCAAAACGAGCCCTTCATGCTGACCTACGGCGACGGCGTTTGTGACGCAAACCTTCAGGATCTGCTGCGGTTCCATCAAGCGCATGGGCGCTTGGCTACTGTCACGGCGGTGCGTCCGCCATCGCGATTCGGCGGGCTGAGCTTTGACGAAGATCTCGTCACCGAGTTCAGCGAAAAACCGCAGATCGGTGAAGGCTGGATCAATGGAGGATTTTTCGTCCTAGAGCCCGGGGTATTTGACTACATCGATGGCAACGAGACCATCTTTGAGCGGGAACCACTGGAGCGCCTGGCGAAGGATGGCCAGTTGGCCGCCTATCGTCATGAAGGATTCTGGCAATGCATGGACAATCTCCGGGACGTGCGTCTGCTCGAAACCTTGTGGGCGACCGGCAAGGCTCCCTGGAAGGTCTGGTCAGAATGAGGCCGCAGTGGACAGGACGGAGGGTATTTGTCACGGGGGCGACGGGGGTCGTCGGGGCGTGGCTGGTCAAAGAACTGCTTGCGCGGGGAGCCTCGGTGGTGGCCCTCGTGCAGGATGCCGACCCTCAATCCGAGCTGTACAGGAGCGGCGACATTCAACGGATTTCCGTGGTCAACGGGGCACTGGAGGAGTTCGGGACACTTGAAAGAGCCATCAATCTCCATGAGATCGACACCGTCTTCCATTTGGGTGCGCAGACCATCGTGGGTGTCGCGCATCGGTCCCCCCTTCCGACGTTTGAGGCGAATATTCGCGGAACCTATCACCTTCTGGAGGCATGCCGGTTACACAGAGACCGTGTGAAGCGGGTGGTGATCGCCTCCAGCGATAAGGCCTACGGCGAGCAGGCCGACCTGCCGTACCGGGAAGAGATGCCGTTGAACGGACGGCATCCCTATGAGGTCTCGAAAAGCTGTGCGGATCTCCTGGCCCAGTCCTATCACCACACCTATGGACTGCCCGTCGCCATCGCGCGCTGCGGTAACATCTACGGGGGAGGGGACCTGAATTGGAGCCGCATAGTGCCTGGAACGATCCGATCACTTCTGGCTGGAGAACGTCCTATCATACGGAGCGACGGTAGATTCGTCCGGGACTACATCTATGTCAAGGACGTCGTGCGGGCCTACCTGCGGTTGGCGGAACATCTAACTGGCGGACGGAATGCAGGCGAGGGATTCAATTTCAGCATGGAACAGCCGTTGACCGTGCTGGATCTCGTCCTCCGGATCCGCAAACTGATGGACTGCGAGCACATCGAGCCGGACGTGCAGAACTGTGCCCAGGGGGAAATCAAGAGTCAGTACCTCTCTTCAGCCAAGGCATTTTCGTTATTGCAATGGAAGCCGGAGTTCGATCTTGACTCGGGTTTGCGCGAGACCATCGGGTGGTACCATGGGTTCCTTCGCGGATGAATTTGGCCATAAGTTTCGCGGCTTGAAGGTCGTCGTCACCGGCGCCACCGGGTTCATCGGGACGAATCTATGCCGAGCACTTGCTTCGCTCGGTGCATGCGTCACCGGAGTGTCTCTCTCAGGCAAGGGGCGGGGCATGCACGAAGGCATCTCCTACAATGCGCTGGACTTGCGCCGCCTCGACGATGTCAAGGCATTCCTGGGCCGGCATCGTCCAAGTCTGATCGTCCATCTTGCCGGGCGGACGCTTGCCAGACGGGAACGCGAGATGGTCCTGCCGACTTTCGAGGCCAACGCCATCGGCACAGTCCATCTCTTATTGGCCGCCGCCGAGGTGTCGTGCGACCGGTTCCTCCTGATCGGCTCTTCGGAGGCGGAGGGCGCTGACCGCGATAACGGAGTCAGTTCTCCCTACGCCGCCTCGAAACATGTCGCCGAGATATACGGGAGAATGTTTCACCGCCTCTACGGCTTGCCGGTCATCCATCTGCGCACCTTTCTGACCTTCGGCCCCTGGCAGGAACCGCCGAAGCTGATCCCCTATGTGATCGAGCAATTTCTGCGGGGAGAGGCGCCCGTCCTGACGAGCGGAGGGCGGCGCTGCGACGTCGTTTATGTGGAAGATGTTGTGCGAGGTCTGCTGAAGGCTGCTGTTGCTCCGGCCGCAGCCTTGGGTTCCTGCATTGACCTCGGAAGTGGCATGGGCGTCACCATTCGCGAGCTGGTTATGCAGGTGGCCTCGGTAATTGGTCCCGTCGCCGATCCGGTCTTCGGGGGGCTTCCAGATCGTCCCTACGAACATGAGGCTGTGGCCGACTTGGAACCGGCCGCATCCCTTCTGGGCTGGCGTCCGCAGTGGCCGCTTGAAGAAGCCCTACGAAGCACGGTGGCGTGGCACCGTCAACGGCTCGGTCTCTCTGATCCACTGCAGCGTAGCTCATCCCTTAACAGTCAGAGCCAGCATATCCAGGCAAAGGAGCTGTGAATGGATCCCGATCTGACGATCATCATGTGTGTGTATAACGAGATGGGCAGGATCCAGGCAAGTCTCGACGAACTGTTCAAGGCGTTGGAAGGACGTCGCGAGCTTGTTGAGGTCCTCGTCCTGGATAATTGTTCGACGGATGGGACCCGTGAATGGTTGAAGACCGTCATTCACCCCGTTGCGAAGGTCCAGTTCAACGAGCGCAATCTCGGCAAGGGCGGGTCGGTGAAGCGGGGGATGAAACTCTCACGCGGCCGCCATGTCATCATCCATGATGCCGATCAGGAGTACCAAGCCAGTGAAATCTGGACCATGCTCGACCGCGCCAATGAAACGAAGTCGCAGTTAGTGCTGGGAAGCCGGGTTCTGGGCGGCTGCATCCGCCATGAATACGTCTATTACAGAAATTACCTGGGTGTCAGGTTCCTGACATGGCTGATCAATGCGTTGTATGGCTGCCGAATCACGGACGCTGCGACGGCCTTAAAATTGATGGACGGCGATGTTGCACGCAGTCTGGACCTACGATGCAGCGGCTTCGACCTGGATTTCGAGCTTGTCGCCAGAGTCGTGCGCAAAGGATACACTGTCGAGGAAACGGCGGTGCAGTATCGTCCCAGGACGAAGCGGGAGGGGAAGAAGATCCGCGCGTGGCGGGACGGCCTCCTGGCTCTGTGGGCCATCCTGGTGACCCGCTTCAGATAAAACTTCTCATCCGCATGGAAAGTCATCGCTCCTTGGTGGATTCTGCAGCTCCTATGAATGATTTTCTATATCGCGGAACCGAGTTGGATGCGATGGAAGCGGCGACCAACTACCATCGCGCCATTGCGGAGTGGTTCCGTCCTTACGTGGGGAGGCGGGTCGTTGAAATCGGGGCCGGCGTCGGGTCCTTTTCCGCCTCGTTGTTGGCGCGTGTTCCGGATTGCGAGCTGACCCTCGTGGAGCCGGCCGCCAACCTGTTTCCCTTACTTCACGAACGGTTCGGGCATGAGTCCCGCGTGAAATTGGTGAACGGATTTTTGGAAGTGCTGAGCGGCGGGCTGGTCGCCGATTCCGTCGTGATGGTGAACGTGCTGGAACACATCGAGAAGGACGAAGCGACCTTGAGCACGATCCACCGCATCCTGGCACGCAACGGGACCATCCTGCTGTTTGTGCCGGCGTTCCAGTGGCTGTACGGAGCGTTCGACGTGGCGCTGGGCCATTATCGACGCTATAGCAAGGCGGGCCTGACCATGCGGCTGAAACAGGCGGGGTTCGAGCCCCTGTGTATCCGGTATTTCAATTGGCCCGGCGTCTTCGCCTGGTTTCTGGCGAGCCGCGTGCTCAGGCAAACGACGGCACGGCCTGCGGATGTCCGCCGGTACGACAAATGGGTCACTCCATTGACCACGCGCCTGGAGCGACGCTGGGAGCCTCCCTTCGGACAGAGTCTTTTGGCGATTGCCCGTAAGGTCGAGTGACCCCCCGGGGCGGAATTACGTCAATGGCCATGACTGCGGAACAACAACATCGGGCAACGGGAGATGACTGGAAACCGCTGACGGCGATTGTCGTCCTGACCCTGGCGTTTCAATTCACCAATTTCGTGTTTGACTGGAACACGCTGAGCCTGCGCGACCGGTTTACGGCCAACCTCGAGCTCACCGTCGGCGATAACACGCATTATTTCGCGATCGCGGCCAATCTGCTCTCCGGAAAGGGGTATATGGACTCCGACGGCGAGATGCTGACCGTCCGGGCGAAGACCATCACCTATCGGAGAATGCCCGGCTCGCCGTTCCTTTTCGCCATCCCCCTGGCGCTGTTTTGCCGGGATACCGGGTACCAGATCACGGAAGCCAATGCCCTTCAGGTCTGGCTGTTCATGTACGGCGTTCATCTGGCGGCTCTGTGTCTCGGGGGCGTCTATCTGTACAAGCTGGCGGACCTGTTCCTGGCAAGTCGCGGGATGGCGTTTGGGGCGGCTCTCCTCTACGTGCTCTGGCCGTCGAACCTGGTTTTTCTCTCGCCCTCCATGGCCAGGTTCACCGCTGAAACCCTGGTGGCCCCGCTTTTCATCTGGTCCTATTATCTGCTCCACGACCCGCATGGCACGGTCCGGAGCCGGCTGTTGGCCGGCGCCGTTCTGGGCTTCTGTCTTCTGAGCAGGGTCTATCTGGTGCTGGTGCTGGCCGGGATCGTCGTCCTGGCGCTCGTGCTTCGGAACGTACAGTTCAGAAGGAACGTCCTTGTCGCCGTCTTTGTGGCGGTGGTGATCCTGCTTCCCTGGCCGGTCCGAAATTATCTCGTGTTCGGCGATTTTTCCTTGAGCTCGCAAGGCGGGATCCAGCTATGGCTGGGGAACAATGCGGAGGCCCGGGGGTCGATCGATGG
This genomic stretch from Nitrospirota bacterium harbors:
- a CDS encoding ABC transporter ATP-binding protein, which encodes MSLGTVIVAAAGAEALGLILLAALLHQLGARGTSKQTSVLAPVYDYARDNPGAFLLLLGVTYIGRSLLALWITYGSCSLALHVTDDWRTRLIHALFHMPVRRLDQRQGAMLQLILDEPTNVGFGLSAVGLLAQNVLSAVTIYVVLMSLSPLITVGLTVMAGASIATVWMISRYSRRIAVQRSQVFSEGYAYVAEMLSAIKQLRLFDLEAQAKDRAKLHIDEMRGIQLRASVLASSPRLLVEIVFLCGLAGLLAVLWPRLGEASVLSAVGLAVVAALRLLPSFSTSAGTWVVIQQAWPAIMRISQELASAENTTGGEACMPARRPVTFQERIQCQGVHFSYPGRDQALAGLDIEIPWGSFVAVVGPSGAGKSTLVDLLCGFYEPDKGEVLVDGVDLRRGALSHWRRQLGVVSQDAFLFSGTIRENLCLLRPDCPELLLQEVVALVGADGFIRELPQGYETRIGERGLSLSGGQRQRLALARVLVREPRLLILDEATSALDVESEEALQQGLERLRQRLTMLVIAHRLSTVRRADQIYVVGGGRVVESGRHGDLLRSGGLYAGMWRTAEAGLAK
- the rfbF gene encoding glucose-1-phosphate cytidylyltransferase — its product is MKVLILAGGLGTRLQEETAVKPKPMVEIGGKPILWHIMRSYATYGFKEFVVALGYKGNVISRYFLDYYHQNCNLTVSLGTGAVTVHDGHREDLLVHLIDTGVATETGGRIKRLAPWVQNEPFMLTYGDGVCDANLQDLLRFHQAHGRLATVTAVRPPSRFGGLSFDEDLVTEFSEKPQIGEGWINGGFFVLEPGVFDYIDGNETIFEREPLERLAKDGQLAAYRHEGFWQCMDNLRDVRLLETLWATGKAPWKVWSE
- a CDS encoding NAD-dependent epimerase/dehydratase family protein — its product is MRPQWTGRRVFVTGATGVVGAWLVKELLARGASVVALVQDADPQSELYRSGDIQRISVVNGALEEFGTLERAINLHEIDTVFHLGAQTIVGVAHRSPLPTFEANIRGTYHLLEACRLHRDRVKRVVIASSDKAYGEQADLPYREEMPLNGRHPYEVSKSCADLLAQSYHHTYGLPVAIARCGNIYGGGDLNWSRIVPGTIRSLLAGERPIIRSDGRFVRDYIYVKDVVRAYLRLAEHLTGGRNAGEGFNFSMEQPLTVLDLVLRIRKLMDCEHIEPDVQNCAQGEIKSQYLSSAKAFSLLQWKPEFDLDSGLRETIGWYHGFLRG
- a CDS encoding NAD-dependent epimerase/dehydratase family protein, which gives rise to MGSFADEFGHKFRGLKVVVTGATGFIGTNLCRALASLGACVTGVSLSGKGRGMHEGISYNALDLRRLDDVKAFLGRHRPSLIVHLAGRTLARREREMVLPTFEANAIGTVHLLLAAAEVSCDRFLLIGSSEAEGADRDNGVSSPYAASKHVAEIYGRMFHRLYGLPVIHLRTFLTFGPWQEPPKLIPYVIEQFLRGEAPVLTSGGRRCDVVYVEDVVRGLLKAAVAPAAALGSCIDLGSGMGVTIRELVMQVASVIGPVADPVFGGLPDRPYEHEAVADLEPAASLLGWRPQWPLEEALRSTVAWHRQRLGLSDPLQRSSSLNSQSQHIQAKEL
- a CDS encoding glycosyltransferase family 2 protein, which translates into the protein MDPDLTIIMCVYNEMGRIQASLDELFKALEGRRELVEVLVLDNCSTDGTREWLKTVIHPVAKVQFNERNLGKGGSVKRGMKLSRGRHVIIHDADQEYQASEIWTMLDRANETKSQLVLGSRVLGGCIRHEYVYYRNYLGVRFLTWLINALYGCRITDAATALKLMDGDVARSLDLRCSGFDLDFELVARVVRKGYTVEETAVQYRPRTKREGKKIRAWRDGLLALWAILVTRFR
- a CDS encoding class I SAM-dependent methyltransferase, with the protein product MADQCVVWLPNHGRCDGLKIDGRRCCTQSGPTMQRLRPGFRACRQSRAQRIHCRGNGGAVSSQDEAGGEEDPRVAGRPPGSVGHPGDPLQIKLLIRMESHRSLVDSAAPMNDFLYRGTELDAMEAATNYHRAIAEWFRPYVGRRVVEIGAGVGSFSASLLARVPDCELTLVEPAANLFPLLHERFGHESRVKLVNGFLEVLSGGLVADSVVMVNVLEHIEKDEATLSTIHRILARNGTILLFVPAFQWLYGAFDVALGHYRRYSKAGLTMRLKQAGFEPLCIRYFNWPGVFAWFLASRVLRQTTARPADVRRYDKWVTPLTTRLERRWEPPFGQSLLAIARKVE
- a CDS encoding DUF2079 domain-containing protein, translated to MAMTAEQQHRATGDDWKPLTAIVVLTLAFQFTNFVFDWNTLSLRDRFTANLELTVGDNTHYFAIAANLLSGKGYMDSDGEMLTVRAKTITYRRMPGSPFLFAIPLALFCRDTGYQITEANALQVWLFMYGVHLAALCLGGVYLYKLADLFLASRGMAFGAALLYVLWPSNLVFLSPSMARFTAETLVAPLFIWSYYLLHDPHGTVRSRLLAGAVLGFCLLSRVYLVLVLAGIVVLALVLRNVQFRRNVLVAVFVAVVILLPWPVRNYLVFGDFSLSSQGGIQLWLGNNAEARGSIDGRMYDEGYSRPQDFPLLRQLEEKYPGLVYMQGYDETQAKAILRKEAVDWIVANWRAVPDLWLRKLAITLYPANFGTGKKINLLTAMVFLLSLPGVGLYLYRCAKGLAPPEFLSLTLPIVCMCLVNVLFFAEYRTRLLMEPFMILFAVYGVHHLIRKAPLHLVRWRQEGLREWKRCEGK